One stretch of Nitratiruptor tergarcus DSM 16512 DNA includes these proteins:
- a CDS encoding L,D-transpeptidase family protein, which translates to MSKVIFLLLFCLSLFANIETRALRGDENSSSFFWIHEFIKKIKKDETLLCKERIDLQRLENLLVGYEYTFDPKLKELLLDEVEKTVQSYNYFKSNGCYNPKEFLEENFLSTDKSDTKVIDNPILHRLYKAFEKYKKIKQEGGWEPIVVQDILYLKKGQEYDVIPQICKRLKIEGYIEECNDSKLFNSSLENAVKEFQRCHSLKVDGIIGPMTVTAMNESVDMRLKEILINIERARWFVKNDNFFVFVDIPGFFLQVFKDGEPIFYSKVVVGRKSRPTPQMRNVISYAILNPYWRAPKTIIKEDILPHIKKGEFEELYKEGILASKDYYGKNLIAYEDVNWSEYNVTNLPFTFLQLPGDQNFLGRIKMMFPNRFDVYLHDTNERWLFDYDFRALSSGCVRVQKPLELFDVLLQETCQTYISLEDVQALLADNETKKIYIRPNIPVYLLYLTVYMDEEGLVSFFDDIYGIDKKMLSIEDLQKLDTIAVNKRKE; encoded by the coding sequence ATGAGTAAAGTCATTTTTCTATTGCTATTTTGTTTGTCACTTTTTGCCAATATTGAGACAAGAGCTTTGAGAGGAGATGAAAACAGTAGCTCCTTTTTTTGGATCCATGAATTTATCAAAAAAATAAAAAAAGATGAGACTCTTTTATGTAAAGAGAGAATAGATCTGCAAAGATTGGAAAATCTTCTTGTTGGATACGAATATACTTTCGATCCAAAACTCAAAGAGCTTTTGTTGGATGAAGTAGAAAAAACAGTACAGTCATATAATTATTTTAAAAGCAATGGCTGCTATAATCCAAAAGAGTTTTTGGAAGAAAACTTTTTATCTACCGATAAAAGCGATACGAAAGTTATAGATAATCCCATTTTGCACCGCCTCTATAAGGCTTTTGAAAAATATAAAAAAATCAAGCAAGAGGGTGGATGGGAGCCTATAGTAGTGCAGGATATTCTCTATCTCAAAAAGGGGCAAGAGTATGATGTCATTCCCCAGATTTGTAAACGTCTCAAGATAGAAGGATATATAGAAGAGTGCAACGACTCAAAGCTTTTTAATAGCTCTTTGGAAAATGCAGTCAAAGAGTTTCAGCGCTGCCATTCTCTTAAAGTAGATGGCATTATAGGCCCAATGACCGTTACAGCTATGAATGAATCAGTAGATATGAGACTTAAAGAGATTCTTATCAATATTGAGCGAGCAAGATGGTTTGTAAAAAATGACAATTTTTTTGTGTTTGTGGACATACCAGGATTTTTTCTCCAAGTTTTTAAAGACGGGGAGCCCATCTTTTACTCCAAAGTTGTTGTAGGCAGAAAAAGCAGACCAACACCCCAGATGCGCAATGTCATCTCTTATGCTATTCTCAATCCTTACTGGAGAGCACCAAAGACTATTATCAAAGAGGATATTTTGCCTCATATAAAAAAAGGGGAATTTGAAGAGCTCTACAAAGAGGGGATCCTTGCATCCAAAGATTACTATGGCAAAAATTTGATAGCGTATGAGGATGTCAATTGGAGTGAATATAATGTTACAAATCTGCCTTTTACCTTCTTACAACTACCTGGAGATCAGAACTTTTTGGGTCGAATCAAGATGATGTTTCCTAATAGATTTGATGTCTATTTGCATGATACAAATGAGAGATGGCTTTTTGATTATGACTTTAGGGCATTGAGTTCTGGGTGTGTGAGAGTACAAAAGCCATTGGAGCTTTTTGATGTTTTATTGCAAGAAACGTGTCAAACGTATATATCTTTGGAGGATGTTCAAGCACTTTTGGCTGATAATGAGACGAAAAAGATCTACATTCGACCCAATATCCCTGTGTATTTGCTCTATTTGACGGTATATATGGATGAAGAGGGACTTGTGAGTTTTTTTGACGATATCTATGGCATTGATAAAAAGATGCTATCAATAGAGGATTTGCAAAAATTAGATACAATAGCAGTCAATAAAAGAAAGGAATAG
- a CDS encoding ABC transporter ATP-binding protein, producing MYSWQRIFKSVLAHKKLFIIAQILALLAVLASVPTPLLMPLLVDEVLLHKPGKLLAFIQELFGSGSPLFYTLIVLAMTLLLRGIYIGLGILQSKIFHTISKNITAQIRQDVLAHLQKVSMSEYEMLGSGKVASRLVSDINTIDLFLSSSISKLLVSVLTLAGVSIVLLLIHWQLALFILILNPFVVFFSSRLAKKVSKLKKEENRAIEIFQNSLVETLELFEQIRAANKEEYFFGRLMQLIKDLKNRSIAFSYKNDAGVRLSFLVFLSGFELFRAAGIITVAYSDLSIGLMMAIFGYLWVMMTPIQDIINIQYAKRSADMALQRINKLFTLQKEPEFPALKNPFAMSEKVSITLEHVWFNYGEKKPVLKDITTTIAAGKITALVGASGSGKTTLSRLLVGLYVPTKGDIFYNGVSMQEIGLKTIRQNVALVLQTPILFNDTVRFNLTLGKEYPEDKIKEALQMAQIYKVIEMLPQGLDTVVGKGGARLSGGERQRIAIARMILQDPKVVILDESTSAIDMETEKLLFCALKDFLRKRTTILIAHRPSTIEEADILLFLKDGQIVKKSRFEEYKRNFCIL from the coding sequence ATGTATAGTTGGCAAAGGATTTTTAAAAGCGTTTTAGCACATAAAAAACTCTTTATTATAGCCCAAATCTTAGCACTGTTGGCTGTGCTTGCGAGTGTTCCTACACCTCTTTTGATGCCACTGCTTGTCGATGAGGTACTTTTGCATAAACCAGGAAAGCTGCTGGCTTTTATTCAAGAGCTCTTTGGCAGCGGCTCGCCACTTTTTTATACACTTATTGTACTTGCAATGACACTACTTTTACGCGGGATCTATATTGGCCTTGGAATTTTACAAAGTAAGATTTTTCACACCATCTCTAAAAATATCACTGCACAAATTCGCCAAGATGTTCTTGCGCATCTTCAAAAAGTCTCTATGAGTGAGTATGAGATGCTTGGAAGCGGAAAGGTTGCTTCAAGACTCGTAAGTGATATCAATACGATTGATCTTTTTTTAAGTAGCAGTATTAGCAAGCTTTTAGTCTCTGTTTTGACACTGGCTGGAGTGAGTATTGTCTTGCTTCTTATCCATTGGCAGCTAGCTTTATTTATTCTTATTCTCAATCCTTTTGTGGTTTTTTTTTCAAGCAGGTTGGCTAAAAAAGTTTCAAAACTCAAAAAAGAGGAAAACAGAGCAATTGAGATCTTTCAAAATAGTTTGGTGGAAACATTAGAGCTATTTGAGCAAATTAGAGCAGCAAATAAAGAGGAGTACTTTTTTGGACGCCTCATGCAGCTTATTAAAGATCTCAAAAATCGCTCCATTGCATTTAGCTACAAAAATGATGCAGGCGTGAGGCTAAGTTTTTTGGTGTTTCTTTCCGGTTTTGAGCTTTTTAGGGCAGCTGGGATTATTACTGTAGCCTATAGTGACTTAAGTATCGGGCTTATGATGGCTATATTTGGTTATTTGTGGGTAATGATGACGCCAATTCAAGATATTATCAATATTCAGTATGCCAAAAGAAGTGCTGATATGGCACTCCAGCGTATTAATAAACTTTTTACACTACAAAAAGAGCCAGAGTTTCCAGCGCTTAAAAATCCATTTGCAATGTCAGAAAAAGTTTCAATCACTTTAGAGCATGTCTGGTTTAACTATGGAGAGAAAAAACCAGTGCTCAAAGATATTACCACAACAATTGCTGCTGGAAAGATAACAGCTCTTGTAGGTGCAAGCGGTAGTGGCAAAACTACCCTTAGTCGCTTGCTTGTAGGACTTTACGTGCCAACAAAGGGGGATATTTTCTATAATGGTGTGAGTATGCAAGAGATTGGCTTAAAAACTATTAGGCAAAATGTAGCACTTGTTTTGCAAACACCGATACTATTTAATGATACAGTGCGGTTTAATCTCACTCTAGGAAAAGAGTACCCAGAAGATAAAATCAAAGAGGCGCTGCAGATGGCGCAAATCTATAAAGTGATTGAAATGCTTCCACAAGGGCTTGATACAGTTGTGGGAAAAGGTGGAGCTAGGCTAAGTGGTGGAGAGAGGCAGCGCATTGCAATAGCTAGAATGATTTTACAAGATCCAAAAGTAGTTATTTTGGATGAGTCAACATCAGCTATTGATATGGAGACAGAAAAGCTGCTCTTTTGTGCGTTGAAGGATTTCTTGCGTAAACGCACCACCATTCTCATTGCCCATCGTCCAAGTACCATAGAAGAGGCTGATATTTTGCTCTTTTTAAAAGATGGACAGATAGTAAAGAAAAGCAGGTTTGAAGAATATAAGAGAAATTTTTGTATACTATAA
- a CDS encoding multiheme c-type cytochrome, whose product MRSLILLGVAVWAYANIFAGSATKHSMDIKGDFAKTHQCIRCHLDIYDEYKASPHFNSTIYRDPVHKKVFELHAKASKAKEYVCAKCHTPTLKDKKIASMDPKKFGYEQAISCAYCHRIKSIEKHAKANKNVILPKKGVYYGTRHPKIRSEYHKIINTNPIHKNGETCMGCHSHKQNEHGFVVCQTESNNTLKQNCITCHMPQVEGSLSDRVETPTHAFHGFAGVSVKPEFLAKYLHIDLIKKDPLQIRLTNDAPHAFLLHPLRVAKLIVKHKRDGKLLKEQEITFVRVIGKDGKPTPPWIATEVVKDTMLKAGEKRVVTFDIHPQKGDTIEVIFGFYKINPKMAKKFGLPTKFIVFKKKELYV is encoded by the coding sequence ATGAGAAGTTTAATTCTTTTGGGAGTTGCAGTATGGGCTTATGCTAATATCTTTGCAGGAAGTGCTACAAAACACTCAATGGATATCAAAGGAGACTTTGCCAAAACACATCAGTGTATTCGCTGCCATCTCGATATCTATGACGAGTATAAAGCATCTCCCCACTTCAACTCTACAATTTACAGAGATCCTGTCCATAAAAAGGTTTTTGAGTTGCACGCAAAAGCGAGTAAAGCCAAAGAGTATGTGTGTGCCAAATGCCATACCCCTACCCTTAAAGACAAAAAAATTGCTTCAATGGATCCCAAAAAATTTGGCTATGAGCAAGCAATTTCATGTGCATACTGTCATAGAATCAAATCAATTGAAAAGCATGCCAAAGCAAATAAAAATGTGATACTGCCCAAAAAAGGGGTCTACTATGGAACGCGCCATCCAAAAATAAGAAGCGAATACCATAAAATTATCAATACTAACCCCATCCACAAAAATGGTGAAACTTGCATGGGATGCCATTCTCATAAACAAAATGAGCATGGGTTTGTTGTGTGTCAGACTGAGAGTAATAATACTCTCAAGCAAAACTGTATAACTTGTCACATGCCACAAGTAGAGGGGAGTCTCAGTGATAGAGTTGAGACGCCTACACACGCTTTTCATGGATTTGCAGGAGTAAGTGTAAAGCCAGAGTTTTTGGCAAAATATCTTCATATAGATTTGATTAAAAAAGATCCTCTTCAAATTCGCCTAACCAACGATGCACCTCATGCATTTTTGCTCCATCCTTTGCGTGTGGCAAAGCTCATTGTAAAACATAAACGTGATGGGAAGCTTTTAAAAGAGCAAGAGATTACGTTCGTGCGTGTTATTGGAAAAGATGGCAAACCAACTCCTCCATGGATTGCTACAGAGGTAGTAAAAGATACAATGCTTAAAGCGGGTGAGAAGAGAGTAGTAACTTTTGATATACATCCGCAAAAAGGAGATACAATTGAGGTAATATTTGGTTTTTATAAAATCAATCCAAAAATGGCAAAAAAGTTTGGATTGCCAACAAAGTTTATAGTCTTCAAGAAAAAAGAGTTGTATGTATAG
- a CDS encoding histone deacetylase family protein, with amino-acid sequence MVGYIYDPIFTEHGSEEHIERPARAEVIDTVARNFPLQRFPVKKATKEDLKTIHEAHYVEWVERAYDEGYRFILNEDTLLTPRSFEVASYAAGSTMPVIDAFANGEIKKAFLNIRPPGHHAERRTGQGFCIFNNIALMARYAQKRGFKKVMIIDFDVHHGNGTQDIFYHDDTVCYFSTHERNNYPYFTGSEEERGEGRGEGFNINKPYGDYCSDEELLQLYEDLPEWFDFDIVLVSAGYDLMKDEAISTAQITFEGLRAIVQKILRFAGDKPVAFLLEGGYNLDSLATSVAITLEELTKDEL; translated from the coding sequence ATGGTAGGCTATATTTACGATCCTATATTTACTGAGCATGGAAGTGAGGAGCATATTGAGCGGCCAGCACGCGCAGAGGTGATTGATACAGTTGCACGTAATTTTCCATTGCAGCGTTTTCCCGTAAAAAAAGCCACCAAAGAAGATCTCAAAACGATTCATGAAGCACACTATGTGGAGTGGGTGGAGAGAGCCTATGATGAGGGGTATCGATTCATCCTCAATGAAGATACGCTCCTTACTCCAAGAAGCTTTGAGGTTGCAAGCTACGCTGCAGGATCGACTATGCCGGTTATCGATGCTTTTGCAAATGGTGAGATTAAAAAAGCATTTCTTAATATCCGCCCTCCCGGACACCATGCCGAAAGAAGAACAGGACAGGGGTTTTGTATCTTTAATAATATCGCTCTCATGGCAAGGTATGCACAAAAAAGAGGATTTAAAAAGGTAATGATAATTGACTTTGACGTGCATCATGGTAACGGAACGCAAGATATTTTCTATCACGATGATACCGTATGTTACTTTAGCACGCATGAGCGTAACAATTACCCCTATTTTACTGGAAGTGAAGAAGAAAGAGGAGAGGGAAGAGGCGAGGGCTTCAATATCAATAAGCCTTACGGGGATTACTGCAGTGATGAAGAGCTTTTGCAACTTTATGAGGATCTTCCTGAGTGGTTTGATTTTGATATTGTACTTGTAAGTGCTGGGTATGATTTGATGAAGGATGAGGCGATATCTACTGCACAAATTACCTTTGAAGGTCTGCGTGCAATAGTGCAAAAGATTTTGCGGTTTGCAGGTGATAAGCCAGTAGCATTTTTGTTAGAGGGTGGATACAATCTTGACTCATTAGCTACAAGTGTAGCTATTACATTAGAAGAACTTACAAAGGATGAGCTATGA
- the hemH gene encoding ferrochelatase: MNAMVLLNMGGPNNLEEVELFLRNMFNDDNILPIKNRLLRKFIAFMITQGRKKEARSNYEKLGGASPLNFYTDKLIGKLRTHIPDVYITKAMRYTPPFAKDAIKELVAHGIKEVYLVPLYPHYSTTTTKSSLEDFYNTAKGLGYHARFHDIANFYENRLFNEAIIQRIEEALAGESASEFELIFSTHSLPQKIIAKGDPYLYEVTEHTEILKNMLGKRFAGYHLAFQSKLGPVKWLEPSLEEKLKELKGKKVLIYPISFILDNSETEFELHIEYKEIAKELGIKEYRVAQCVNDSALFVEALGDIYKRM, from the coding sequence ATGAATGCAATGGTACTGCTCAATATGGGAGGGCCGAACAATCTTGAAGAGGTTGAACTATTTTTACGTAATATGTTTAATGACGACAATATACTTCCAATCAAAAACAGGCTTTTACGAAAATTCATAGCTTTTATGATAACACAGGGACGTAAGAAAGAGGCTAGAAGCAATTATGAAAAGTTAGGGGGAGCTAGTCCTCTTAATTTCTACACAGATAAACTCATTGGCAAACTCCGCACTCACATTCCAGATGTCTATATAACAAAAGCTATGCGCTATACACCTCCTTTTGCAAAAGATGCAATAAAAGAGCTTGTAGCCCATGGAATCAAAGAGGTCTATCTCGTTCCCCTCTATCCTCACTACTCTACAACTACTACAAAATCGAGTCTTGAAGATTTTTACAATACTGCTAAAGGGCTTGGATACCATGCAAGATTTCACGATATTGCAAACTTTTATGAAAATAGGCTCTTTAATGAAGCTATTATCCAAAGAATTGAGGAAGCTCTAGCTGGAGAGAGCGCTAGTGAATTTGAACTTATCTTTAGTACCCACTCACTTCCACAAAAAATAATTGCAAAAGGAGATCCCTATCTCTATGAAGTAACAGAGCATACAGAGATCCTCAAAAATATGTTAGGCAAGAGGTTTGCTGGCTATCATCTAGCTTTCCAATCAAAACTGGGACCTGTCAAATGGCTCGAGCCAAGTCTCGAAGAGAAACTCAAGGAATTAAAAGGCAAAAAAGTGCTCATATATCCAATATCATTTATTCTTGATAACAGTGAGACAGAGTTTGAGCTCCACATCGAATATAAAGAGATAGCAAAAGAGCTTGGTATCAAAGAGTATAGGGTAGCGCAGTGTGTTAATGATAGCGCTCTCTTTGTAGAGGCGTTGGGAGATATCTATAAAAGGATGTGA